Proteins from a single region of Irregularibacter muris:
- a CDS encoding FecCD family ABC transporter permease, translating into MKESNSNNHKKIIYGVFILSFFLAMISGRFGIQLKDYTQFFPNLLYFLKTGEPINPAFTILFSVRLPRIILAMAIGAGLSVAGLIFQQIFKNPIASPDILGVSSGASFGAALAMVIAINIPASVQVLSFIFGLMAVFITYSLKKVSRNENILYLVLSGLIVSAFFSALLSFIKYIADPYQQLPSIVFWTMGGLYKANWTNAILCFFMVVILGFVFQKLSYKIGILSIDDDLAKTMGINIGKFRNGILTLAALMVSLCVSVAGTIGWIALICPHISRLIFRNDKKLTIYTGLIGASSLMLLDTLARSLTTSELPVGILTALVGAPALGYFIMVKKTL; encoded by the coding sequence TTGAAGGAGAGCAACAGCAATAACCATAAAAAAATAATATATGGAGTATTTATCCTAAGCTTCTTTCTAGCCATGATCTCAGGAAGATTCGGCATACAACTAAAGGATTATACACAATTTTTTCCCAATCTGCTTTATTTTCTTAAAACGGGAGAGCCTATCAATCCTGCCTTTACGATATTATTTAGCGTAAGGCTGCCTAGGATAATTTTGGCTATGGCTATAGGAGCGGGACTCTCTGTTGCAGGTCTGATATTTCAGCAGATATTTAAAAATCCTATTGCCTCTCCTGATATCTTAGGGGTATCCTCAGGAGCTAGTTTCGGAGCAGCTCTGGCCATGGTTATTGCTATAAACATACCAGCTTCAGTCCAAGTACTCAGTTTTATATTTGGGCTGATGGCTGTTTTTATCACGTATAGCTTAAAAAAAGTATCGCGAAATGAAAATATCCTGTATTTGGTCCTATCAGGATTAATTGTATCGGCATTTTTCTCTGCTCTTTTATCTTTCATTAAGTATATTGCTGATCCATATCAGCAGTTACCTTCCATTGTATTTTGGACTATGGGGGGACTGTATAAGGCCAACTGGACAAATGCTATCCTGTGTTTTTTCATGGTAGTTATCTTGGGCTTTGTTTTTCAAAAACTAAGTTATAAAATAGGGATATTATCTATAGATGACGATCTAGCCAAAACTATGGGGATAAATATCGGTAAATTTAGAAATGGCATTCTCACATTGGCTGCTCTTATGGTATCTCTATGTGTTAGCGTAGCAGGCACTATAGGCTGGATTGCTTTGATCTGCCCCCATATTTCTAGGCTGATTTTTAGAAATGATAAAAAGCTAACCATTTATACAGGACTAATAGGGGCATCTTCCCTTATGCTATTGGATACTCTAGCTAGGAGCTTAACCACCTCAGAATTACCAGTGGGTATTCTCACTGCCCTTGTAGGAGCACCTGCCTTAGGATATTTTATTATGGTCAAAAAAACCCTTTAG